In a single window of the Macrobrachium rosenbergii isolate ZJJX-2024 chromosome 35, ASM4041242v1, whole genome shotgun sequence genome:
- the LOC136856320 gene encoding LOW QUALITY PROTEIN: histone-lysine N-methyltransferase eggless-like (The sequence of the model RefSeq protein was modified relative to this genomic sequence to represent the inferred CDS: inserted 1 base in 1 codon; deleted 1 base in 1 codon), which produces MEVIDLSDDDIIIEDAPKKKPSQKRPFRCLNSDCQVETNLIHAEDFVRRHYGVLSYPKKKRVCVNCYAEAKKQQDNLVDVLEAKRLLLAEKLPAPKTTVILTDSGSDPSEDELKSEESEYEVECDDGKSLEETLDAIFTDMGLNGQIMDGMNHLEQRSEKLLDEFEKLNTEEYGPIEKELDKIRNEFYDSFRHEIMWQPSLDIGPSGTVIHQPDGTSEVIAEDSVQGPVDFLPPVGPLDRYELQPQEFCYSMKYSLFARWVQAQVIEVEKREPKNTLYKIRYNRTKGGGLPRVIPGRQLAYAGKCPTRILVGTRVIAKYKDEDPKNSTISGSFYVGIVAEIPTAANKYRYLIFFDDGYAQYVHHDDIRVVTEASTCPWDDVSSDSREFIKEYLQMYPERPMVRLQKGNFVKTEWNGRWWRAQVQEVDGSLVQMFFPVDGRCEWIYRGSTRLSPLFNKKLNIKAQTEQLRTIRRRTAPIPGNAVVEYGTHGQGQDSEPAQQGGERRAVARKSTMARAGTPPKEVQLRMEQESKGFLNKHPLQEKIMKYRRHICASRCLGKNGDSMKKYKDFSPLLYPLLQGWNRLIVKQKRKTITKHEVFYVAPCGVRLRNISEVFHYIITTESSLEVDCFSNLSATXEWEPFKRIYYSEDMTKGEENVKISCVNSLDESEPLPLTYCNVRLPTKHVPLNLDQDFLVCCDCTDNCQDKSKCACQQLTVHGTQILNMKENPNAGYQHRRLYEQVQSGIFECNSRCHCAVNRCLNRVVQHPLRLKLQLFKTARRGWGVRTLCNVPRGGFICVYVGKMLSETVANEEGKQIIGGDDYYAELDYIEVMESMKEGYEEEVVPPEDSGKSTFQKSGTPGSLGNDSDGFYSENEPDNSDTDRDFPGQLIKGDKNLGKRERSARLQERSKSTTSSKGANSDDEENGRGAKEKQSDEGSGRTDKAKEQGSDEDDEAEEAADEKQRQRQTFLPSMEKQERKSVREFFGKDESVYIMDAKTTGNIGRYLNHSCEPNVFVQNVFVDTHDLRFPWVSFFAIRNISAGCELTWDYNYEVDSVPGKVKYCYCGEKKCRGRLL; this is translated from the exons ATGGAGgtcatcgatctttcagacgaCGAT ATCATCATAGAAGACGCCCCAAAGAAGAAGCCGAGCCAGAAGCGACCCTTCCGCTGCCTCAACTCCGACTGCCAAGTGGAAACGAATCTGATACACGCGGAAGACTTCGTCAGGCGCCACTACGGAGTTCTGTCGTATCCGAA GAAGAAGAGGGTTTGCGTCAACTGCTACGCAGAAGCTAAGAAACAGCAAGACAACCTGGTGGATGTTTTGGAGGCAAAACGGCTATTGCTGGCGGAAAAGTTACCGGCCCCGAAGACGACAGTCATTCTGACTGACTCGGGCTCGGATCCTTCCGAAG ACGAACTGAAGAGCGAGGAGTCAGAGTACGAGGTAGAGTGCGATGACGGCAAGAGCTTGGAAGAGACGCTGGACGCCATATTTACCGACATGGGCCTCAACGGTCAGATTATGGACGGCATGAACCACCTAGAGCAACGGTCAGAGAAGCTGTTAG ATGAATTTGAGAAGCTGAATACTGAAGAATATGGCCCCATTGAGAAAGAACTGGATAAAATCAGGAATGAGTTTTACGATAGTTTCCGTCATGAAATAATG TGGCAGCCATCGTTGGACATTGGGCCCTCAGGAACCGTCATTCATCAGCCTGATGGG ACTTCAGAGGTGATTGCAGAAGACTCCGTGCAAGGCCCGGTCGACTTCCTCCCTCCCGTGGGACCGCTCGACCGCTACGAGCTACAGCCGCAGGAGTTCTGCTACTCCATGAAGTATTCGCTGTTCGCCCGATGGGTTCAAGCCCAGGTCATCGAGGTAGAGAAACGGGAACCGAAG AACACCTTATACAAGATCAGATACAATCGCACAAAAGGGGGCGGCCTTCCCAGAGTCATCCCGGGACGGCAGCTGGCGTATGCGGGAAAATGCCCCACCCGTATCCTGGTAGGAACTCGCGTCATTGCAAAATACAAGGACGAAGATCCCAAAAACTCCACGATCTCCGGGTCGTTCTATGTGGGCATTGTTGCAGAAATTCCCACGGCGGCCAATAAATACAG GTACCTGATATTTTTCGACGACGGCTACGCG CAGTACGTCCACCACGACGACATCCGCGTGGTGACTGAGGCGTCCACTTGCCCGTGGGATGACGTGTCCTCCGATTCGAGGGAATTCATAAAAGAGTACCTCCAGATGTATCCTGAGAGGCCTATGGTTCGCTTGCAGAAGGGGAACTTCGTTAAAACTGAGTGGAACG GTCGCTGGTGGAGAGCGCAAGTACAAGAGGTGGACGGGTCGTTAGTTCAGATGTTCTTCCCCGTCGACGGACGCTGCGAGTGGATATACAGAGGATCCACACGGTTGAGTCCGCTCTTCAATAAAAAGCTAAACATCAAAGCTCAGACCGAGCAGTTGAGGACCATTAGACGAAGAACAGCGCCGATACCAGGAAAC GCTGTCGTTGAATATGGTACACATGGTCAGGGGCAAGATTCGGAGCCTG CTCAGCAAGGAGGCGAACGGCGAGCTGTGGCCCGAAAGAGCACGATGGCGCGCGCGGGGACTCCGCCCAAAGAAGTTCAGCTACGCATGGAGCAGGAATCCAAAGGCTTCCTTAAC AAACATCCTCTTCAAGAGAAGATCATGAAGTACCGACGACACATCTGTGCCAGCCGCTGCCTGGGCAAGAACGGCGACAGCATGAAGAAGTACAAAGACTTCTCGCCGCTGCTGTATCCCCTTCTTCAGGGATGGAACAG GCTCATTGTCAAGCAGAAACGAAAGACCATAACCAAACACGAAGTGTTCTACGTCGCTCCCTGCGGCGTGCGCCTCAGAAACATCAGCGAAGTCTTCCATTACATCATCACCACAGAGTCGAGCCTGGAAGTCGACTGCTTCTCGAACTTGAGTGCAA TGGAGTGGGAACCTTTCAAAAGGATCTATTACTCTGAG GACATGacgaaaggagaggaaaatgtgAAGATCTCTTGTGTGAACTCCTTAGACGAATCAGAACCTCTCCCACTCACGTACTGCAACGTTCGTTTGCCCACGAAACACGTCCCCTTGAATCTTGACCAGGACTTCCTCGTCTGCTGTGATTGCACGGACAACTGTCAG GACAAGAGCAAATGTGCCTGCCAGCAGCTGACCGTTCACGGCACCCAGATTTTGAACATGAAGGAAAATCCCAACGCGGGCTATCAGCATCGCCGGCTGTACGAACAGGTCCAGAGTGGCATATTCGAATGCAATTCCAG GTGCCACTGCGCCGTCAACAGATGCTTGAACCGCGTCGTCCAGCATCCCCTGAGACTGAAATTGCAGCTCTTCAAGACGGCGAGAAGAGGCTGGGGTGTCAGGACCCTCTGCAACGTCCCCAGGGGAGGTTTCATCTGCGTATACGTCGGCAAGATGCTGAGCGAAACGGTGGCCAACGAA GAAGGAAAGCAGATCATTGGTGGGGATGATTACTATGCAGAACTGGACTACATAGAAGTTATGGAGAGTATGAAGGAAGGCTACGAAGAAGAGGTCGTTCCTCCGGAAGATTCGGGCAAGTCGACTTTTCAGAAGTCAGGCA cacCAGGCTCACTTGGCAACGACAGCGACGGTTTTTACAGCGAGAACGAACCCGACAATTCGGACACCGACCGAGATTTTCCTGGCCAGCTCATCAAAGGCGACAAGAACTTGGGAAAACGGGAGAGGTCGGCTCGTCTGCAGGAACGTTCGAAGAGCACCACTT CGTCGAAAGGCGCCAATTCTGACGACGAAGAAAACGGCAGGGgcgcaaaagaaaaacaatcagaCGAGGGAAGTGGCAGAACTGACAAGGCTAAAGAACAGGGCTCTGACGAGGACGACGAAGCGGAGGAGGCGGCgg ACGAGAAGCAGCGTCAGCGACAGACGTTTCTACCCTCTATGGAGAAACAGGAGCGGAAGAGCGTTCGAGAATTCTTCGGAAAAGACGAGTCCGTGTACATCATGGATGCAAAGACCACAGGGAATATTGGGCGGTATCTGAAC CACTCGTGCGAACCGAACGTCTTCGTGCAGAACGTGTTTGTGGACACGCACGACCTGCGGTTCCCGTGGGTGTCCTTCTTCGCCATCCGCAACATCAGCGCGGGCTGCGAGCTCACGTGGGACTACAACTACGAGGTGGACAGCGTCCCGGGGAAAGTCAAATATTGTTACTGTGGAGAGAAGAAGTGTAGGGGtagattgttataa
- the LOC136856319 gene encoding uncharacterized protein, with protein sequence MQPLWASLLVIFLRGSTCRAQDGFAMNVQSDPLLDYLANSNSNFAMNGNVPNAAKTTFNIYPTFVRDGGPEHGDDVPPCGESEDAAGGKCRTNPQYPDTQGRSPTRGQQASGSSVPRQPNQNQAYPPSINYGNAVHIEGNFQGNSRPSSAPHQRNTSSIAGQTTDPQSPLVAFNMHSEPHFYPHVPSTFYPSATSNNAPSNTNNQHNQGQSSTERTVFRINSKLLVNTSDISTLVEFLRQQDQHFHKGDFPGGNTNAQIPQNPEYSNVSPVTLPGQIVHGSSTPTNNTPAMINAMVHPAPLPGAPTPTPAFLPLTSQDSPLTESQSLAILRGQISPQNMQQLPNVPTTTATVIPTSNTVNIHVPSGSAVSTHQHQADIADILTNLQILTILMNHDNKTRAVINGVAHNKQPPLYFNGNQERTVGESVPQLRHFSDLTGVNPFSRPQIQPRTQPLGTGSLPLYANQFGFAANQLPDPTLGYSHNGRQTVGEIRSHNPTLFNIQTFPRDESPNDVGTLRSNPRINSASILNSWPGSQNQNDYNSLLSQLILKQMLSEPKDLKEPLIAEQNMKLPTSSTSQMAKPDDTSHSQDIPEDSLELKNTHTVNSTKPDDVRKPSPNTVSPETTLLQSVVPTATSPLQNGQTSSLLTVDASASPLGITELDNSNAVDNTLQNTPPSSVSHLTPQELQQLEMYHTLLNAFNNRYQNQAEEGNLNHANSATTTSSQDLILAGILQAQVLKKPEPTPPILGPNDPYVPAIHGDSLDTLHSFFAQPPSPPPVPSSAPAAPPTINPPFRNTIAPAGVPFPVRAGGGGGGGGGGGSSYTSIQECLKNTACALFLAGIVATGTTAALAIPVLTPLFGAGFLGRRRRRGIRYFIIRPEETAEFIDNYFQYLNGTNTAEITEEAKCIYDIFKNPDASSSTAILESLFEYIFENKNKTLIISANEIVTMNENPIVNTSSVLSRNSTDIGMTEELVHQENNDKINNSTLSNVDNRTSNHSGLLDDDRTLPKRTADTQDTIPPNEDSDSEFESDINQYMQTFQVSSLPNSDRNQLTERMAHSQYQQERITESNQETMQYFPNAEWLQNTYTPQRLRPIPPPHVLIRTAPIFPSLGYTRTGSTLQEKLENYLSAAKTQMETQNLYQHVQGFPPYISPTTQAPSFENLFSFTDQLTVNAPQADHQPRNKLGLVGSDGFQSSQSHENSAKASLGIISFYHNLCHALSEPGIPRSSITSFIAQRCLAFVQAGLIQ encoded by the coding sequence ATGCAGCCTTTATGGGCCTCCCTGCTTGTCATCTTCCTGAGGGGGAGCACGTGCCGCGCCCAAGATGGCTTCGCGATGAACGTCCAATCCGACCCTCTCCTCGACTACCTTGCGAACTCAAACTCTAACTTCGCGATGAACGGAAACGTCCCAAACGCAGCCAAGACCACTTTCAACATCTACCCGACATTCGTCAGAGACGGCGGGCCCGAACATGGAGACGACGTACCCCCATGCGGAGAGAGCGAAGACGCGGCAGGCGGGAAGTGCCGTACGAACCCACAGTACCCGGATACCCAAGGCAGGTCACCTACGAGAGGGCAGCAAGCGAGCGGTAGTTCCGTACCAAGGCAGCCTAATCAAAACCAGGCGTATCCTCCTTCTATCAACTATGGCAACGCTGTCCATATCGAAGGTAACTTCCAGGGGAATTCTAGGCCGAGCTCTGCGCCGCATCAGAGGAACACTTCGAGCATTGCTGGGCAGACGACTGACCCACAGTCACCTCTAGTGGCCTTCAACATGCATTCTGAGCCACATTTTTACCCACATGTACCAAGTACATTCTACCCTTCTGCGACAAGCAACAATGCACCAAGCAACACCAACAACCAACACAATCAAGGACAATCAAGTACAGAGAGAACCGTCTTCAGAATCAACTCGAAACTGCTCGTAAACACCTCCGACATTTCCACTCTCGTGGAATTTTTACGCCAACAAGACCAACATTTCCACAAAGGAGACTTCCCCGGTGGAAACACCAATGCCCAAATCCCACAAAACCCTGAATATTCTAACGTATCGCCAGTGACTTTACCAGGGCAGATAGTCCATGGGTCTTCTACACCGACCAACAACACCCCGGCGATGATCAACGCCATGGTGCATCCTGCCCCACTCCCAGGAGCTCCCACACCAACACCCGCCTTCCTGCCTTTAACAAGTCAAGACTCTCCACTGACAGAGAGTCAGAGCCTGGCAATTCTAAGAGGTCAGATTTCTCCCCAAAACATGCAACAGCTTCCCAACGTACCAACTACCACGGCTACCGTTATACCTACGTCGAACACCGTGAACATCCACGTTCCGAGTGGGTCCGCAGTCTCCACGCACCAACACCAAGCCGACATAGCTGACATCCTGACTAATCTACAAATTCTGACCATTCTGATGAATCATGACAACAAAACCAGAGCAGTTATTAATGGGGTTGCGCATAATAAACAACCGCCTTTATACTTTAACGGCAACCAAGAACGGACCGTTGGTGAGAGCGTCCCGCAGTTACGCCATTTTTCTGACCTGACGGGTGTGAATCCTTTCAGCCGTCCCCAGATTCAACCTCGTACTCAACCTCTCGGTACCGGCAGCCTGCCGCTCTATGCTAATCAGTTTGGTTTCGCTGCAAATCAACTTCCTGATCCTACACTTGGCTATTCCCACAACGGAAGGCAAACAGTGGGTGAAATCAGATCTCATAATCCCACCTTGTTCAATATCCAGACATTCCCAAGAGACGAGAGTCCAAATGATGTCGGAACCTTGAGGAGCAATCCAAGAATAAACTCTGCCAGTATTCTCAATTCCTGGCCAGGATCTCAAAACCAAAATGACTATAATAGTTTGCTCAGTCAGCTCATACTCAAGCAGATGTTATCTGAACCGAAAGACTTGAAAGAGCCGCTGATCGCCGAACAGAATATGAAGTTGCCAACTAGTAGCACATCTCAGATGGCAAAACCCGACGACACTTCTCATTCGCAAGATATTCCGGAAGACAGCTTGGAGCTGAAGAATACGCACACAGTCAATTCTACCAAACCGGATGATGTCAGGAAACCGTCACCAAACACGGTATCCCCAGAGACGACGCTTTTACAGAGTGTCGTTCCGACAGCCACTTCGCCCTTGCAGAATGGTCAGACTAGTTCCTTACTAACCGTAGATGCAAGTGCAAGCCCTCTGGGCATAACGGAGTTAGACAACAGCAACGCTGTTGATAATACACTGCAGAACACGCCGCCATCTTCTGTTTCTCACCTGACACCCCAAGAACTCCAACAACTGGAAATGTATCACACCCTCCTGAATGCATTCAACAACCGGTACCAAAACCAAGCCGAGGAGGGTAACCTGAATCATGCGAACAGTGCTACGACAACCAGTTCCCAAGACCTCATTCTTGCCGGCATTCTCCAGGCTCAAGTACTGAAGAAGCCTGAGCCTACCCCACCAATCCTCGGACCCAACGATCCCTACGTTCCGGCAATTCACGGTGACAGCTTAGATACCCTGCATTCCTTCTTTGCccagccaccatcaccaccgcCAGTGCCATCGTCCGCCCCAGCGGCTCCTCCGACGATTAACCCGCCCTTCCGGAACACCATCGCGCCAGCGGGAGTTCCGTTCCCCGTCCGGGCTGGAGGTGgcggtggaggtggtggtgggggtggatCGAGTTACACCAGCATCCAAGAGTGTCTCAAGAACACTGCGTGCGCTCTCTTCTTGGCAGGAATTGTGGCCACTGGGACGACGGCTGCCCTTGCCATCCCGGTTCTGACGCCCCTATTCGGAGCCGGCTTCCTGGGCAGAAGGCGAAGAAGAGGAATTCGATACTTCATCATCAGGCCGGAAGAGACTGCCgaatttattgataattatttccAGTACCTCAACGGAACAAATACTGCAGAGATTACCGAAGAAGCAAAGTGTATTTATGATATCTTCAAGAACCCTGATGCAAGCTCTTCGACAGCCATACTAGAAAGTCTCTTTGAGTAcatctttgaaaacaaaaataaaactctgaTTATTTCAGCAAACGAAATTGTTACCATGAACGAGAACCCCATTGTAAATACTTCATCAGTGTTGTCAAGAAATAGCACGGACATTGGTATGACTGAAGAACTCGTACACcaagaaaacaatgataaaatcaataattCAACATTGAGCAATGTGGATAATCGCACGTCAAATCATTCAGGCTTATTGGATGACGACCGGACACTCCCTAAACGGACTGCTGACACTCAGGACACAATACCGCCCAATGAAGACTCTGACAGTGAGTTTGAGTCTGACATTAATCAGTACATGCAAACATTTCAAGTGAGCTCACTGCCAAACTCAGACAGAAACCAATTAACAGAAAGAATGGCTCATTCTCAATACCAGCAGGAGAGAATTACAGAATCCAATCAGGAAACTATGCAATATTTTCCCAATGCAGAGTGGCTTCAAAACACGTACACTCCCCAGAGGTTGCGTCCCATACCACCGCCTCATGTGCTCATAAGAACAGCTCCAATCTTTCCCAGTCTAGGGTATACGCGTACTGGTAGTACCCtacaagaaaaacttgaaaactacCTATCAGCTGCCAAAACTCAAATGGAAACACAAAACCTTTACCAACATGTACAAGGCTTTCCACCATACATTTCCCCCACCACACAGGCACCTAGTTTCGAGAATCTCTTCTCTTTTACTGATCAACTTACAGTGAATGCACCACAAGCTGACCACCAGCCTAGGAACAAACTTGGTCTGGTGGGATCCGACGGTTTCCAATCAAGTCAGTCGCACGAGAACAGTGCCAAGGCTTCTTTGGGGATCATCAGCTTTTATCACAATTTGTGCCACGCTCTCAGTGAACCGGGGATACCGCGTAGTAGCATCACTTCCTTTATCGCGCAAAGATGCTTGGCGTTTGTTCAGGCTGGCCTCATCCAGTAA